From a single Apium graveolens cultivar Ventura chromosome 2, ASM990537v1, whole genome shotgun sequence genomic region:
- the LOC141705786 gene encoding cytochrome P450 734A1-like, giving the protein MSTVLLMITLTFLGLFLKFLHLVFWVPWKIQQHFKKQGVEGPGYRPIFGNSREIMKMTIEAESKSIPFNQDILHRIAPHYYQWSAKYGKTFLFWFGMRPRLAVADPEMIKMILPNSSSDTFDKIGFNPLAGVLIGQGLNGLVGEKWALHRKIATPAFNMERVKAWVPEMVASVVKMMEKWDEESKGKNQFELEMQNEFHDLIAEILSKTAFSSSFEEGKHIFQLQEQQVGLALLALRSVYFPGFRFLPTKTNRLRWRLEKQTRDSIRKIIRTNEKLGDNSKNLLNQLMSTNMNELGQVLEVEEVIDECKTFYFAGKETTANVLTWAVLLLALHQDWQSKAREEVLRVCQDNESPTAKDLNDFKIVGCILDETLRLYPPIANMTRKTTKNVVVGGLNIPAGTEFYLAVAAIHHDTEIWGTDAKEFNPSRFCEPRSRHLASYMPFGLGSRICIGQNLAVVEAKLILATIIRKFAFVVSPSYVHAPLMSFTVQPQYGAHVLVQRI; this is encoded by the exons ATGTCTACTGTACTTCTTATGATTACGCTAACATTTCTAGGATTGTTCTTGAAATTCTTGCATTTAGTTTTCTGGGTTCCATGGAAAATTCAACAACACTTCAAGAAACAAGGCGTAGAAGGCCCTGGCTACCGTCCCATCTTTGGAAACTCGAGAGAAATCATGAAGATGACAATCGAAGCTGAATCAAAGTCCATTCCTTTCAATCAGGATATACTTCATAGGATTGCACCACACTATTATCAGTGGTCAGCCAAGTATGGTAAGACTTTCTTGTTTTGGTTTGGGATGAGGCCAAGGCTGGCTGTGGCAGATCCGGAGATGATTAAAATGATCCTGCCAAATAGTTCAAGTGACACATTTGATAAGATTGGCTTCAATCCTCTGGCTGGGGTCCTCATTGGGCAGGGACTGAATGGCTTGGTGGGGGAGAAATGGGCTCTTCATCGGAAGATTGCAACTCCAGCATTTAATATGGAGAGAGTGAAG GCTTGGGTGCCTGAAATGGTAGCTAGTGTCGTAAAGATGATGGAAAAGTGGGATGAAGAAAGCAAAGGGAAGAACCAATTTGAGCTTGAAATGCAAAATGAGTTCCATGACTTGATTGCAGAGATCCTTTCAAAAACAGCTTTTAGCAGTAGTTTTGAAGAAGGGAAACACATATTTCAACTGCAAGAACAACAAGTGGGCCTTGCATTGCTTGCTTTGCGAAGTGTTTACTTTCCTGGATTTAG GTTTTTACCTACTAAGACGAATAGATTGAGATGGAGACTAGAGAAGCAAACTCGGGACTCTATCAGAAAGATAATCAGGACAAATGAAAAACTAGGAGACAATTCAAAGAATCTTTTGAACCAATTAATGTCAACTAACATGAACGAGCTCGGTCAGGTATTGGAGGTAGAAGAGGTCATAGACGAATGCAAGACATTTTACTTTGCAGGAAAGGAAACAACTGCTAATGTTTTGACCTGGGCAGTTCTTCTCCTTGCATTACATCAAGATTGGCAAAGCAAAGCTCGCGAGGAAGTTCTTAGGGTATGCCAGGACAACGAAAGTCCAACTGCAAAAGACTTGAATGACTTCAAGATT GTTGGCTGTATACTAGATGAGACGCTTAGACTATACCCTCCAATTGCAAATATGACACGAAAGACTACGAAGAATGTTGTGGTTGGTGGCCTAAACATTCCAGCAGGAACAGAGTTTTATTTGGCAGTAGCTGCCATCCATCACGACACAGAGATATGGGGAACAGATGCCAAGGAGTTCAATCCATCCAGGTTTTGTGAGCCTCGCAGCAGACATTTGGCTTCCTATATGCCATTTGGTTTAGGTTCCAGAATCTGCATAGGCCAGAACTTGGCAGTGGTTGAAGCAAAACTAATCCTAGCCACAATCATCAGGAAGTTTGCTTTCGTTGTCTCACCATCATACGTTCATGCTCCACTCATGTCTTTCACTGTACAGCCTCAGTATGGTGCTCATGTGCTCGTTCAAAGGATTTGA